One Lacticaseibacillus rhamnosus genomic window carries:
- a CDS encoding ABC transporter ATP-binding protein — protein sequence MTTNVIELDHIQKRFGKFEALKDVSFTLASGQVLGFLGPNGAGKSTTIRIILGLLKKTSGSVTVFGKDAWHDDAAIHPRIAYIPGDVYLWPNLSGGEIIDLLLRLNGRTHNQKTDELMQRFEFDPKKKARTYSKGNRQKVAIIAALSQDADLYIFDEPTSGLDPLNEQTFQQEVLKLKQAGKSVLLSSHILSEVERMCDSIVIIRDGSVIESGNLAQMQHLSRLRVEVTSTTALDSLTQSTGIHELTFPERQHTKAIFTADRDDLSAIMQTLASHAILDLQVTPPTLEDLFMRYYEKEGADHAAQ from the coding sequence ATGACAACAAATGTTATCGAACTTGACCATATTCAAAAAAGATTTGGTAAGTTTGAGGCTTTAAAAGATGTCAGTTTTACGTTGGCGTCAGGCCAGGTTTTAGGCTTTTTAGGGCCGAATGGTGCTGGCAAGTCGACAACGATTCGGATTATTTTGGGGTTACTAAAGAAAACCAGCGGCTCGGTAACCGTATTTGGCAAGGACGCTTGGCATGATGATGCTGCGATTCATCCGCGAATTGCTTACATCCCGGGCGATGTTTATCTGTGGCCGAATTTGTCCGGCGGCGAAATCATTGACTTGTTACTCCGCTTAAACGGGCGGACTCATAATCAAAAAACCGATGAACTGATGCAACGATTCGAATTTGATCCGAAGAAAAAAGCCCGTACCTACTCAAAAGGTAACCGCCAAAAAGTTGCGATCATCGCCGCTTTGTCACAAGACGCTGATCTTTACATTTTCGATGAGCCAACGTCAGGACTGGATCCGTTGAATGAGCAAACTTTTCAACAAGAAGTGCTTAAACTCAAGCAGGCGGGAAAAAGTGTTTTGCTCTCCAGTCACATTCTGTCAGAAGTGGAACGAATGTGTGACTCGATTGTGATTATTCGTGACGGCAGCGTGATTGAAAGTGGCAATCTCGCCCAAATGCAGCATTTATCGCGTTTACGCGTTGAAGTCACGTCGACAACGGCTTTGGATAGTTTGACCCAATCAACCGGTATTCATGAGCTGACCTTTCCAGAGAGACAGCACACGAAGGCCATTTTCACTGCTGATCGCGATGACCTAAGTGCGATCATGCAAACCTTAGCTAGCCATGCGATCCTGGATTTGCAAGTCACGCCGCCAACTTTGGAAGATCTCTTTATGCGCTATTACGAAAAAGAAGGTGCTGATCATGCGGCACAATAA
- a CDS encoding PadR family transcriptional regulator — MAADANSQMLKGILQGCLLILLARKEQYGYAISESLDLFGFGDVPKGTIYPLLMTMEKKGLLVSHMRPSPDGPQRKYYAVTPLGETARQTFMVQWSELKDHVEQLIADQPEE, encoded by the coding sequence GTGGCAGCCGACGCGAACAGTCAGATGCTAAAAGGAATTTTACAAGGGTGCTTGCTTATTTTACTGGCGCGAAAAGAACAATACGGTTATGCCATCAGTGAATCGCTTGATCTTTTCGGATTTGGCGACGTCCCCAAAGGCACCATCTACCCACTATTGATGACGATGGAGAAAAAAGGCCTGCTAGTCAGCCATATGCGCCCGTCACCGGATGGCCCGCAGCGTAAATACTATGCCGTGACGCCTTTGGGAGAAACTGCCCGCCAGACTTTTATGGTGCAATGGTCGGAACTTAAGGATCATGTCGAACAGCTTATTGCCGATCAACCGGAAGAATAG
- a CDS encoding NADPH-dependent F420 reductase, which yields MKIGMIGAGYVGQVLTQLFVRAGNTVMLAHRGSVDALDDLARVLGAAAGTVEQAEAQDLVVLAVPFFAIKALPLPTGNDPIIVDATNYFPDRDERIPEIECHQKATSQMVAEHFHSHRVVKAFNSIEMAVFAQLARPNRSVDRIALPYAGDDPQAKKQVAALIWAIGFEPFDLGDLGASLAAQADGSLFLVNETAPVLRQHLHQS from the coding sequence ATGAAAATCGGGATGATTGGTGCAGGTTATGTTGGTCAGGTTTTGACGCAGCTTTTTGTGCGGGCGGGGAATACCGTCATGCTGGCTCATCGCGGTTCGGTGGATGCATTAGATGATTTGGCACGCGTTTTGGGGGCAGCAGCAGGTACAGTTGAGCAGGCAGAGGCGCAGGATTTAGTCGTGTTGGCGGTGCCGTTTTTTGCGATCAAAGCGTTACCGTTACCAACCGGAAATGATCCGATTATTGTGGATGCAACCAATTACTTTCCGGATCGGGATGAACGGATTCCCGAGATTGAATGTCATCAAAAAGCAACGTCACAAATGGTCGCGGAACATTTTCATTCACACCGCGTTGTCAAAGCCTTTAATTCAATTGAAATGGCGGTATTTGCACAGCTGGCACGTCCCAATCGGTCGGTGGATCGCATTGCGCTGCCTTATGCCGGTGACGATCCTCAGGCTAAGAAGCAAGTGGCGGCGTTAATCTGGGCAATTGGTTTTGAGCCGTTTGACTTAGGTGATTTGGGCGCTAGTTTGGCGGCGCAGGCTGACGGGTCGCTTTTTTTAGTCAACGAAACAGCACCGGTTTTGCGACAGCATCTGCATCAAAGTTAG
- a CDS encoding NADPH-dependent oxidoreductase, translating into MAYVPTEGVTILIPNETIRHQLHHRSIRQFKPEQLSQQTIRTLLDVAQHTASSMYLQLFSVIHILDPQIRAKIAEISTQGYLNGPGELFIFIADLNRVATLTAAANHPLDRVGRMDKFLQASADATLALQNMVVAAESLGLGTVTLGSIQNDAQAMIDLLHLPKYTFPLLGLAVGLPADQPDEKPRMPQSLVAFTNHYGEPAPKADVLSDYDQTVHNYYATRHGSHRKETYTDLAVSAGSYTPAKRADLFDVMRHQGFFPES; encoded by the coding sequence ATGGCATACGTTCCAACTGAAGGAGTGACTATTTTGATCCCTAATGAAACCATCCGGCACCAGCTTCACCACCGCTCGATTCGGCAATTTAAACCGGAACAGCTTAGCCAGCAAACGATCCGCACATTGCTTGATGTCGCTCAGCATACGGCAAGTTCCATGTATCTGCAGCTGTTTTCGGTTATTCATATTCTCGATCCGCAAATCCGGGCTAAAATTGCCGAAATTAGCACACAAGGCTATTTAAACGGTCCTGGGGAATTATTTATTTTTATTGCTGATTTGAATCGCGTTGCCACCTTGACCGCCGCTGCCAATCACCCGCTTGATCGCGTTGGGCGGATGGACAAGTTTCTCCAGGCAAGCGCCGATGCTACCTTGGCACTGCAAAATATGGTGGTGGCCGCTGAAAGCCTGGGTCTTGGAACCGTCACACTAGGCAGTATTCAAAATGATGCCCAAGCCATGATTGATTTATTGCATCTGCCGAAGTACACATTTCCATTGTTAGGCTTAGCAGTGGGCTTGCCAGCTGACCAGCCAGACGAAAAGCCGCGCATGCCTCAGTCGCTGGTTGCTTTCACCAATCATTATGGTGAACCGGCGCCAAAAGCAGATGTACTGAGCGACTATGATCAAACAGTGCATAATTATTACGCCACCCGTCATGGTTCCCATCGTAAGGAGACCTACACCGACCTCGCAGTGAGTGCCGGAAGCTATACGCCGGCAAAACGCGCTGATTTATTTGATGTGATGCGTCATCAAGGCTTCTTCCCTGAAAGCTAA
- a CDS encoding GNAT family N-acetyltransferase, with translation MKLNFSAARMSDLDAIMRIEHAGFTPQEAASRISMAARITNYPDTFIVARVANTIVGYVVGPATFKPTITDDLFTDSQPNQPAAPYLAILSLAVAPNMQHHGIGRQLLAKLTQVAQLQKRTALTLTCLSRLIPFYEHVGFHNDGLAASTHAGEVWFNMSKPVKPVAKI, from the coding sequence TTGAAACTTAATTTTTCCGCTGCACGCATGTCCGATCTTGATGCAATCATGCGAATTGAACATGCCGGATTCACCCCGCAAGAAGCGGCCAGCCGTATCAGCATGGCGGCGCGCATTACGAACTATCCCGATACCTTTATTGTCGCCCGGGTTGCAAATACCATTGTGGGTTATGTTGTGGGTCCAGCCACTTTCAAGCCTACAATCACAGATGATCTTTTTACGGATAGTCAGCCTAATCAGCCCGCTGCCCCTTACCTTGCGATTCTCAGCTTAGCCGTGGCCCCAAACATGCAACACCATGGGATCGGCCGTCAACTACTAGCTAAGCTGACTCAAGTTGCTCAATTGCAAAAACGCACTGCGCTCACTTTAACCTGCCTATCACGCCTTATCCCTTTTTATGAGCATGTCGGCTTTCATAATGACGGTCTTGCAGCTTCCACCCATGCCGGTGAAGTCTGGTTCAATATGTCAAAACCAGTCAAGCCCGTCGCAAAAATCTAG
- a CDS encoding DUF1129 domain-containing protein: MKKRKQAVKKMVAENNELRKQLTKENRDYYENLLTYLRGKSFLRDDYQVEQNLLTILQDLIDAQADGVEAAAYFGQNPEATANDLLKTIPFNLADFFWFNLKLVFMMFFILWIPKLANPVMTLDIGMTFLCGVIAIIGSWCFVWLLGGSAFAKHTRIQIFSLIVFSIIVFAVMFFVSIFVKTGWRITLPSQVSLAVIVLGLVIIVIFPFVQHLNEFNIFFYLYVAFYFVLGLLLRLPQTKPFLTAKVNLGPWKWVVIIGLVLFSLAIGGLVYRFYQRRHPD; this comes from the coding sequence ATGAAAAAACGGAAACAAGCAGTCAAAAAGATGGTTGCGGAGAACAATGAACTACGTAAACAGTTAACTAAGGAAAACCGTGACTATTACGAGAATCTGCTGACTTACTTAAGAGGAAAATCTTTCTTACGCGATGATTATCAAGTCGAGCAAAACTTGTTAACTATTTTGCAGGACTTAATTGATGCTCAGGCGGATGGGGTTGAGGCTGCTGCTTATTTTGGCCAGAATCCGGAAGCAACGGCCAATGATTTGCTGAAGACGATTCCGTTCAATCTCGCTGACTTCTTCTGGTTTAATTTAAAACTGGTTTTCATGATGTTTTTTATTTTGTGGATTCCGAAGCTAGCTAACCCGGTCATGACCCTTGATATCGGGATGACATTTCTTTGCGGCGTCATTGCAATTATTGGCAGCTGGTGTTTTGTTTGGCTTTTAGGTGGTTCTGCTTTTGCAAAACACACTCGTATTCAAATTTTTAGTTTAATCGTTTTTAGCATTATTGTCTTTGCTGTTATGTTTTTCGTGTCAATTTTTGTTAAAACCGGCTGGCGGATCACGCTTCCCTCCCAAGTATCACTCGCGGTTATTGTCTTAGGTTTAGTCATTATCGTTATTTTCCCATTCGTCCAGCATCTAAATGAGTTCAACATTTTCTTCTATCTTTATGTTGCGTTTTACTTCGTTTTAGGATTGCTTCTTCGTCTTCCACAAACCAAGCCTTTTCTAACAGCTAAAGTCAACTTAGGTCCGTGGAAATGGGTCGTTATCATTGGGCTTGTGCTCTTTTCACTCGCGATTGGAGGACTTGTTTACCGGTTTTATCAACGCCGCCATCCAGACTAA